Below is a window of Candidatus Poribacteria bacterium DNA.
CCAAAGCAAGAGCCAGTGACGATTCAGCAGCTCAAGGTGGTTCTGAAAGACATCAAACCACCGATCTGGCGAAGGCTTCTGGTGCGTAGTGACACACGGCTTCACCAGTTCCATGCCATTCTCCAGGTTGCCATGGGTTGGATGGACGGCCATCTTCACGCGTTCACTATCGGGGAGTCTCTTACGACGCGCGCGATCTCGACATAGACCTCGATGTCCGGGATGAGCGCAAGGTGCGGCTGAGTCAGGCGCTGACGAGCATCGGAGACAAGATCGAGTACCAGTACGACTTCGGCGATGGGTGGGAACACGAGATCGTCCTCGAGAAAGTCCTGCCGCCAGAGGAAGGGGCGAAGTACCCCGTTTGCATTAAGGGAAGGCGCGCATGCCCGCCGGAAGACTGCGGCAGCATCTGGGGCTACGAGGACCTCCTGTTGGCGCTGCAGGACCCAAACCATCCCGACCACGATGATTTGTTGGAGTGGGTCGGCGGTTCCTTCGACCCGGAGGCTTTTGAACCGGACGAGATCAACGAACTGCTGAGAGGATTCGCGTTCTAACTCGTGAGGGCTTCCGTCGGACGGTGTGCGGTCAACCGGCTAGCGTCCAGGCTCTCATCTCCCTCCCACCGAAAACCGAACAGCCCATCCGAAGCCGCCTTGCCCCTAGTAAGTCCATGTCCTAATCTCCGTCTGGGGGTTGGGCGGTGGCAGCAGTCGACCTGTTCGCAATGACGCTGAGAGCAGCCGTCCGGCGTACCGCGCTGGGAGATCGCTCCGAGCTGGTTCCGCTCACGCGTCGGCTCGAATCCGAGATGGAAGCCTTCTGGCAAGCGTTCTGGCGGCGGAACCGGTCGCCGCTGCTAGTGGCGTCTGCCCTCCTGTCGGCGGAGCAAGACGGTGATCTGCCGCTTTCGCTGGAGCTTCGAGACCGACTGGAAGCCGTCCTCGCCGCTGGCGGCAGGCGGTACGCCATCCTGAAGCGGGAACTGGACTCCATTCAGGACGCTGCCGAGGTTCCCATCGTCCCACTCAAAGGCATGTGGCTCACCGAACGCGTCTATCCGACGCACATGAGCAACGCGACGCGGCTGTTCGGTGACATCGACATCGGGGTCGATCCGGCGCACTTCGGCACGCTGCGCGAGTCGTTGGTACGTCTGGGCTATCAGGTCTCCCCCAATTCGAAGCCCTTCGAATACGCGGTGCATCGTCGTTCGGCCGAGCCGACGTGGACAGGTCTGCCGATGCTCGAATCGGACGACCCCGTTCCGCCGGAGCTGCTGGAGTGGGGGAACCGGACGCTCTTCGTGGAAGTCCATACCGGCAGCGTTGACAAGATGCGCTTTGTGAAGACGCCTTTCGTGATCCGCCACGAGGACGACGCAGCGAGCCACTTCGTGCACATCTGCCTCCATGTGGCGTGCCACATGTTCCGCCACACGGTCGGGTTCGTCGACGCGGCGCTGCTGCTCCACTCGGCGCTTCTCGATTGGAGCGAGGTCCGGGCGAAGGCGTCCGACCCGCGCGCGATGCGCGCCGTGAGCCTGGTGCTCGGGATGGTCGCCAAGGCGTTCGGTGAGGACATTGTGCCGATGCATTGCGCGGCTGAGCGGGTGTCTACGGCATTTCGCTTGGGCAGTCGTCTCGCCGGAGCCGACGTCGCCGTCCGTCCGATGGAAGTGCTGTGGCGCGGGTCTCGAGCTGCGTCGAGCATGGCTGTGACCACAACTTCACGACGCTTCGTGGCGGGGCACACGGCTCGCGCGGTGCTCAACGCGTGGAGCCCGCCGGCGACGAGGCCGCGACGCGCTTGGCGCTGGCTCCGGAAGCGTTGGCGTCTGAGGAGTGCGGCATGACACGTCGCGAGCCGCCTGGCTTGACCATCGTCCAGAGGTCCGCGCGCGCACTCGACGCCGGGGAGAGGCACGCCGCTGCCGTCTACGGCAGGTTGCTGACGTGGAGCGTGAACGACGCTGCCTTCGAGGCTGAGATCGAGCCGCTTATCCGGAGATGGAGCCGCGCCGATGTACCGCCGACCGGCGCGCAGGTGGTCGCCTCTGCCTACCTAGTCCCGTACGATGGGGAGGCGGCGCGTGTGCCGTCCGTCGTGGGGCATGTCATGCCGCCAGGAGTGCTACTCCTGTCAGGAGCGTCATCGTTCACGTTCCTGTCGCCGGATCAACGCAGCGCGGTCGCTGTCGTGCGCGAGGGAACAGACCTCCGTTGGGCGGCGGAGTCGCTCGTCGAGCCGCTTTGGATGGGCTTGTTCACGGTTCCCCCGATGTATGCGATCCACGGAGCAGCGGTCGCGCGCGGAGGCAAGGCCGCCATCCTGGTGGGAGACCATGCCAGCGGCAAGAGCACCCTCGCGGCTGGGCTCGTGGTCCGGCACGGGTTCGAGTACCTGGGCGATGACACGCTGTTGGTGGATGGACGGAACCTGCGCGTCTACGGGCGATGGTGGCGCGTCGAGCTCCGCGACCCGACGCCGACTATCATCTGGAGTGAGGTCCCTCCCCATCGGTTCGAGCATCACGACAAGCGCGTCTGGGATGAGCGGGCATTCGACGGGCGGATCGCGCTCTCCGCAGCGCCGGCGGCTCTCTGCTTCCTGGAACGGAGTGACCAGGCGACCGTGCGCAGGCTGTCGGTGTCCGAAGCGCGCCGCGCCCTTGGAGCGCCGATCCGCATGTACGGGCGGTCGCGAACGCTCCGGGGCTATCGACCCGTGTTCGACAGCCTGGCGAGGGACGTGCCGGCGTTTGGGCTCGGGATCATGTGTGAGGAAGGTATCGCGCCCGCAATCGAGACCGTCGCCGAGCTGTTGGACGGACTCGGTTCCTGATCCGAGGGAACACGGTGCTGTGTCTAGGTGGAACCGATGTCCACGTGATCGACGATCGCCATGACGAGCTCGCGGATGGGAGCCCGCTTCACGCCGAACACCTCAGCGGCGACGCCGGGTCCTGCCCCGACGACGACCAGGTCGCCTTCACCCGCTCCCACATAATCGACCGCGATGATCGCCTTGCCGCGCGCCGTGAGCGCCGGCGTCACGGGCTGGACGACGAGCAAGCGGCGGCGGTCGTACGCCGTGTGCTTGACGACGGAAACCGCCTTGCCGATCACGCGGGCGAGCATCATGGGCGGGAGGGCTTTTCCATCGGTCGGGCGATATGCACGTCGTGCAGGATGCCGACGATGGCGGCGTCGACGGGCAGCAGGGGCTTCGGCGAGGCGGACGCCATCATCGCATCGGCTCCGATGACGTAGAACACGTGCTCGCCGACTCCAGCGGCGGAGTCGGGATCGACGGCAATCAGCGGGCGCTCGATCGCAGCGCCGTACTCGTCGAGGGGCTGGACGACGACGAGGCGCATGCCGTCCAGCGAGGGGTCTTTACGCGTCGCAACGACCGTCCCGATGATCCGCCCGAACTCCATCGCGTCACACCTCGTATCACACCTTGTCCGCGTCGCTGGGTAGCTCGGGGTCCTCCGACTCGTCGGGCTCGACGGACGCCGGAGTAGTCGCTGCCTTGGCGGCTTGGGCGTCGCTCTGGATCTCGACGGCGGCGTTGATGACTCCCTGCCGCAGCGCGTCGAGCCGGTTCGCGGCGGAGACTTCGAGCGTCTTGAGGTGCGTGAGCCACGACATGCGCGAGGTGTTCTCGTCATCGCCGAAGCCGTCTGTCATTGAGAGGCGGAGGTATTTGAGGCGTTCCGCCTGGAGCGTCTTGACGGCGGTCTCGTATTCCTCGATCCCGACTTCGAGCAGAGCGGCGAGGCGGCGTATCTTCTCCATGGCGCGAGCCTATCTCGATGGGACGAGGTTGCGTCGCGGCGATGATAGCACGCCGTCGGAAGGCATCCAACAGCGTCGAGGAAGAACCGACTGCTATGCTTGCGCTCTAGCGGTACGCGTCGCGTCGATTGCCCACGTATTCCACAGTGACGGAGCTTGGCGTCGTCATGGATGCGGTAGATGACGCGATAACTGCCAACGCGCACACGGTGAGATCATTGTGTCCGCGCAGTTTCTGGACGCCGTGAGGACGTGGGTCGCCTGCCAAGGCGCGGATTCCGGTTCGAACACGAAGCTGGGTGTCGGCAGGAAGGTCTCTCATCTCCTTCGCGGCGTCAGAGTCAACCTGAACTCGATACGCCGCCATGCTTGGCTTCCTCCCCATCCAATTCCGCCTCGAACTCGTCCCACGGGATCTTGGTGTTGCCCTTCCTGGATTCCGCGACCAAGCGTCGTAGATGTCCTCCCAGATCGCGCCCCATGCGCTGAGGTCAATCAGAACGGCGGTCTGTTTCCCAGTCTCGTCCACGACGTACTGAATGCCTTTCACCAGCGTTCTCCTTCTGATCCATGGTACCACAGTCGCTGCATTGGACGACCCGGATACCACGATACGCCGAGCCCTGCCCGCCAAACGATATCAGCACAAGAGGTGATGAGTGCGCGCGCCCGTGAGGGAGGCGGAGCTACCGGTTCGAGGGGACCTCCCACAACCGCACCGTCTTGTCAGACGAACCCGAGGCGAGCGTCCGACCGTCCGGGCTGAAAGACACCGGCCAGACCGATCCCGTATGCCCCGCGAGCGACGCGACTTCCCGGCGCGACGCCACGTCCCACAACCGCACCGTATTGTCATACGAACCCGACGCGAGCGTCCGACCGTCCGGGCTGAAGGACACCGACGAGACCGGTCCCGTATGCCCCGCGAGCGCCGCGACTTCCCGGCGCGACGCCACGTCCCACAACCGCACCGTATTGTCAGACGAACCCGAGGCGAGCGTCCGACCGTCCGGGCTGAAAGATACCGACCAGACCCAATCCGTATGCCCCGCGAGCGCCGCGACTTTCCGGCGCGACGCCACGTCCCACAACCGCACCTCTTGATACGAACTCGAGGCGAGCGTCCGACCGTCCGGGCTGAAAGACACCGACCAGACCGGTCCCGTATGCCCCGCGAGCGCCGCGACTTGCCGGCGCGACGCCACGTCCCACAGCCGCACCGTCTTGTCAGACGAACCCGAGGCGAGCGTCCGACCGTCCGGGCTGAAAGACACCGAGCTGACCCAATCCCTATGCCCCGCGAGCGCCGCGACTTCCCGGCGCGACGCCACGTCCCACAACCGCACCGTACTGTCATGCGAACCCGAGGCGAGCGTCCGACCGTCCGGGCTGAAAGACACCGAATGGACCGGTTCCGTATGCCCCGCGAGCGCCGCGACTTGCCGGCGCGACGCCACGTCCCACAACCGCACCGTCGTGTCATACGAACCCGAGGCGAGCGTCCGACCGTCCGGGCTCAAAGAGAGAGACCTGACAGCACTCGTATGCCCGGCGAGTGTGGCGACCTCCACGCTCGCTCGCGCCTCCCGTTCCGCCCGTTCTCGCGCTTCCTGCTCCGCCCGCTCCGTACGTGCTCGCGCCTCACGTCGCGTCCGTTCTCGTTCTTCTTGCTCTGCGCGTTCCGCACGCGCTTGATCCTCACGCTGCGCCCGTTCGTGTGCCGCCTGCTCTCTGCGTTGGCGCGCCGCCTCTTCGTCTTGCTGCTGCCTGTGCGGACCGTGAGCTGCGTCGTACTCCCTCCGCTTGTCGGGGTCGCGGAGCACGTCGTAAGCCGCGTTGATCCGGCGCATGCGACGCTCTGCCAGCGCGCGGAACGCAGGATCGAGACTATTCACCTTGTCGGGATGGTTCTGGCTCGCCTTGAGACGGTAGGCTTTGAGGATCGTCTCTTCGTCCGCATCGGGCGGCACGCCGAGTATGAGGTAATAGTCCTCGTCGTCGGTTCCAGTTCTCATCGTCGCAGCGCCCCAGTGGACGAGAACACACAAGATTACATCAGTGATGTCTCTAACATGGATCGCAGCGCGCCGCATCTCGATGCAGTATGTCCGACAGTTCCTGCTGCATGGAGAAGACGACCTGCGCCTCCCGCAGCACCTCATCGCGGAAGTACTTGCTCAGGAATCCCGGCGTGTTCAGGTCGACGTTCCTGCCCAGGATCTCCGAAAGCTCCCGCTGCATCGAGAAGAACGCGAGACCGACGCGCGCGCCCGGCTCGAACTCCACGAGCACGTCGACGTCGCTGTCCGGCGTGAAGTCGTCTCGGATGACCGACCCGAACAACGCCAGTCGGCGAATCCGGTGACGGCGGCAGAACGCCTCGATCTCCGCCATCGGCAGGTCGATCGCCGCATCCATCGCCGATCCCCCGCGTCGCCGGTCAGGAGAGCAGCCCGCACGCCTTGAGGGACGCCCGCAGCTTCTCCGCGTTGGCGGCTCCCATCGGGCAGAGCGGCAGGCGCATCACGCCGTTGAGGAGTCCCATCATCTGCATCGCCGTCTTGACCGGGATGGGGTTCGTCTCGATGAACAGGTCGATGGAGAGCGGCATCACGTCGTAGTGGAGCTGCCGCGCCCGCGCCAGATCGCCCGCGTCGAAGGCGTCGCACATCTCGGCGACCTGCCCCGGCGCGATGTTGGCGACGACCGTGATCGTCCCCTTCGCCCCGACGCTCATCATGGGCAGCGTCACGATGTCGTCGCCCGACAGGACGGTGAAGTCCTCCCCGCACGCGGCGACCACCTCGCTCGTCCGCTTGAGGCTCCCGGTGGCTTCCTTGACGCCGACGATGTTCGGATGCGCCGACAGCTTGGCGAGCGTCTCCGGCAGGATGTCCGTGCCCGTTCGCCCCGGCACGTTGTAGATGATCATCGGGATTTCGACGGCGTCGGCGATCTTCGTGAAGTGGCGGATCAAGCCGTCTTGCGTCGGACGGTTGTAGTAGGGCGTGATGACGAGCGCGCCGTCGGCTCCGGCGGCTTTGGCATGGCGCGTCAGGCGGAGGGCTTCCGCCGTCGAGTTGGAGCCGCTTCCCGCGATGACCGGCACGCGCCCGTCGACGGCGCGGATCGTCTCCTCGACGACCGTCTCGTGCTCCTCATGAGAGAGCGTGGGGGATTCGCCCGTCGTGCCGCACGGCACGATGCCGTGGGTTCCGTGCTCGATATGGAACTCGACGAGCTTCTTGAGCTGCGGAATGTCGAGGCTCTCGTCTTCGCGGAACGGCGTCACGATGGCGACGATGGAACCACGGAACATCGGCGTGTCCTTCCAGGCAGGCGTCGCGCGGGCGTCAGGGATTGTGGCAGGACGGTATCACTGCGCGCGCCGCAAGGCAACGCGGACGCAACGACCCAGCCTCACCGGCAGCGCGGTTGTCCGTATCGGCGCTAGCGCGCGACGCGCATACCTGCCCAGGTCGCCGTGAGCTTGCTCTGGGCTTGCACAGCGAGCGCCTGCCCAACACCTTTGTCCATGAGGCTCTTGATCTCGGCGTCCTTCAGAACGGACGTGAACACGGCGAACTCGTCCTCCGAGCCCGTGTAAGACTCCCCGCCCGCCTGGCCGCCGAGGAAAAACGTGACGTTCTCGCCGTCCGTCGTCTGGAACGCCGACTCCTTCGAGAGAGCCCCGTTGACATAGATGCGGAAGTTCTTCTTGTCGCCCGTTACGGCGACGTGCGCCCACTTGTCCGCCGATGTGACGCCCGGATCCGTCTCGCACATGCCGCCCGCCCAGACCGCCTTCACGTGACCCCGCCAGGAGAGCCGCCCATCGTTGTTCACGAAGAGCGTGTCGTTCGTCCGATCCGCGCGGATCGACCGAAAGACCTGCTGCCACGTGTTCGCTTTGAGCGTCGGCTTCATCCACACGACGAGGGTGAAGGTGTCCTGGAACAGGTTCCCGTGGAACGACTTGGAGACCGGGAATGTCACGCGCGTTCCCTCGAAGTGGAGCCCCTTGCCGAGCGGACTGTCCACGACCTTGGGCCCGCCCTCCTGCCTACCTTCGTTTCCGTTGCCCGACAGGTCGGCGACCGTATCGCCCTTCAGGTTTTCGAACGAGTAGTAGATGACGGGTTTGTCCAGTCCCCATGCGTGCATGGAGATCGACGCGCAGATGGCGAGAACGAGATAGCCGATACGCTTCATGAGTTTTCCCCTGCCGGTGGTGGGTGTGCATGAATGGAGCCGCGCGTCGTCAAACATCGCTCATCGCGAGGGCGATGGCGGCGTAGTCGCCGACGGTTTCTCCCAACTCCGCCGGCACGATCCGCGCGTCCGCTGCCGCTCGCGGCATAGCGAACAGGGGCAGATACCCCCGCACGTCGTCGAGGAACAGGTCCCCGGCGGCAGTCGCCACGGTTCCCAGTATGACGACCTCGGGGTTCAGCAGGTTGAGCGCGTTGCCGATACCCCATGCCATATAGTACGCCGTCTCGCGGAGATGCTCCGGCGTCGAGCGACGGTCGCCGATCAGCGTTCGCCGTCGGTCGGCTTACGAGCGCGGACCGGCAGGTGTGTCCAGCATCGTCAGAGCGTGCTCCAGCAGCCGATGCGCGCGGTCGATGTGTTCACCTGCCTGTTCCTCGGAGAAGCCGGATCCTGTGTCATAGTCCCCGATGTTGCGACTCTCGTGGGCTTCGATCAGGTACCGATGGAACGCCACAGGGACCCGTCCCGACTTGGCATAGCGCTGCCCGAAGGCGGCAATGACGGCGGCGTGCTTGGAGAACGTGAGTCCTTCGGATAGGAGCAACGCCTGGACGACGTAGAACATCGCATAGTAAGCGCGCGAGACGGCGAAGTCGTAGAGGTGATCGTCGCACAGGAGCTGAGCAGCACGAAGGCTTTGGCGTGACTTCCGGACTAGCGCTGCCTGCTCATCGGTCACACCGGGATTCCCTCTCGCCGTACGTTCATCAGAAGCGGGCTCCGTTCGTGTGCGTAGCGCTCCGACGAGACGAACACACAGGAGATAGTCACATCGTGGCGAAGGGAGAGCGTGGAGACGACCTCTCCAGTACGCCTGACCTCCTCGCCGGGATCGACGTTGCCGTCGAGGACGACCAATACATCGATATCCGATCCGGGTGAGGAGTCTTCGCGGGCATGAGACCCAAACAGCACGACGCCCCGCAGACGGGAGCCGTACAGCGAGGCGGATTCCTGTTTGAGCGATCGCACAATGCGTTCGATGTGAGGTTCCATCAGACGAGCCGTTCGACCATGAGCCATCACACGCCCATCGCGAGGGCGATGGCGGCGTAGTCGCCGACGGTTTCCCCCAACTCCGCCGGCACGATCCGCGCGTCCGCTGCCGCTCGCGGCATAGCGAACAGGGGCAGATACCCCCGCACGTCGTCGAGGAACAGGTCCCCGGCGGCAGTCGCCACGGTTCCCAGTATGACGACCTCGGGGTTCAGCAGGTTGAGCGCGTTGCCGATACCCCATGCCATATAGTACGCCGTCTCGCGGAGATGCTCCAGCGCGAAGGGGTTGCCCTCGCGCGCGGCGGCGACGAGGTGCTCCGTCCGAAGCTCCGTCAGCGGAACCCCTTCCGCCAAGCCGTGCCGCGACGCCCCAGCCCGCAGCTTCTCGACCGCCCGGCGGGCGATGGCGGGACCCGAACAGAACGCCTCCAGGCAGCCCCGCTTGCCGCAGCCGCAGACGGGTCCGTCGTGGACGAGGCACATATGACCCACCTCGCCCGCCGCGTCGCGCGACCCGCGCACAAGCCGCCCGTCCGAAACGATCCCGCCCCCGATGCCGGTGCCCATCGTCATGTAGAGGACATGGTCGAACCCGCGTCCCGCGCCGAAACGCCACTCGGCGAGCGCGGCGGCGTTCGCGTCGTTGTCGAGAACGATCGGCAGATCGGGGAGACGCGCCTCCAACATCTCAAGCAGAGGGATCGCGTCCCAACCCGGCAGGTTCGCTGGCGAGTAGACGATCCCGCGCCGCGAGTCGATGGGGCCCCCGAAGCTGACGCCCAGCGCGCGCGCCTCCGCCGCGGCGATGCCCGCGTTCCCGGCAACGATGGACGCCATAGCGACCATCTCGTCGACGACGGCTTCCACGCCGCGCCCCGGACGCGTCGGGCGGCGCTCCCGGAAGAGGACGGAGCCCTTCTCATCCGCCACGACGGCGGCGATCTTCGTACCGCCCAGGTCGATTCCCAGATAGCGCTCCGGCATCGCGTTCCCTCGCTCAAGGCTTCGACACGTCGCCAAGCCACGGTTCCGCCTGATCCATCGGCAGAACGCCGATGACGGGCGACCGGCTCGACTGCACGGCGACCCCGCCGTCGGATCGCTTCCCGAACCGGATCGTCGTGACCTCTTCGCCGACGGCGATCCGCACGGTCGCGCGCGGCTTCGCCAAGCCGAACATCGCCGCTCTGGAGCCCGATTCGTCGAGGATCGCGCCCAC
It encodes the following:
- a CDS encoding nucleotidyltransferase family protein gives rise to the protein MAAVDLFAMTLRAAVRRTALGDRSELVPLTRRLESEMEAFWQAFWRRNRSPLLVASALLSAEQDGDLPLSLELRDRLEAVLAAGGRRYAILKRELDSIQDAAEVPIVPLKGMWLTERVYPTHMSNATRLFGDIDIGVDPAHFGTLRESLVRLGYQVSPNSKPFEYAVHRRSAEPTWTGLPMLESDDPVPPELLEWGNRTLFVEVHTGSVDKMRFVKTPFVIRHEDDAASHFVHICLHVACHMFRHTVGFVDAALLLHSALLDWSEVRAKASDPRAMRAVSLVLGMVAKAFGEDIVPMHCAAERVSTAFRLGSRLAGADVAVRPMEVLWRGSRAASSMAVTTTSRRFVAGHTARAVLNAWSPPATRPRRAWRWLRKRWRLRSAA
- a CDS encoding ethanolamine utilization protein EutN, with amino-acid sequence MMLARVIGKAVSVVKHTAYDRRRLLVVQPVTPALTARGKAIIAVDYVGAGEGDLVVVGAGPGVAAEVFGVKRAPIRELVMAIVDHVDIGST
- a CDS encoding nucleotidyltransferase family protein, translating into MDAAIDLPMAEIEAFCRRHRIRRLALFGSVIRDDFTPDSDVDVLVEFEPGARVGLAFFSMQRELSEILGRNVDLNTPGFLSKYFRDEVLREAQVVFSMQQELSDILHRDAARCDPC
- a CDS encoding 4-hydroxy-tetrahydrodipicolinate synthase, producing MFRGSIVAIVTPFREDESLDIPQLKKLVEFHIEHGTHGIVPCGTTGESPTLSHEEHETVVEETIRAVDGRVPVIAGSGSNSTAEALRLTRHAKAAGADGALVITPYYNRPTQDGLIRHFTKIADAVEIPMIIYNVPGRTGTDILPETLAKLSAHPNIVGVKEATGSLKRTSEVVAACGEDFTVLSGDDIVTLPMMSVGAKGTITVVANIAPGQVAEMCDAFDAGDLARARQLHYDVMPLSIDLFIETNPIPVKTAMQMMGLLNGVMRLPLCPMGAANAEKLRASLKACGLLS
- a CDS encoding LamG domain-containing protein, with protein sequence MFDDARLHSCTPTTGRGKLMKRIGYLVLAICASISMHAWGLDKPVIYYSFENLKGDTVADLSGNGNEGRQEGGPKVVDSPLGKGLHFEGTRVTFPVSKSFHGNLFQDTFTLVVWMKPTLKANTWQQVFRSIRADRTNDTLFVNNDGRLSWRGHVKAVWAGGMCETDPGVTSADKWAHVAVTGDKKNFRIYVNGALSKESAFQTTDGENVTFFLGGQAGGESYTGSEDEFAVFTSVLKDAEIKSLMDKGVGQALAVQAQSKLTATWAGMRVAR
- a CDS encoding HEPN domain-containing protein, with protein sequence MTDEQAALVRKSRQSLRAAQLLCDDHLYDFAVSRAYYAMFYVVQALLLSEGLTFSKHAAVIAAFGQRYAKSGRVPVAFHRYLIEAHESRNIGDYDTGSGFSEEQAGEHIDRAHRLLEHALTMLDTPAGPRS
- a CDS encoding nucleotidyltransferase domain-containing protein, producing the protein MEPHIERIVRSLKQESASLYGSRLRGVVLFGSHAREDSSPGSDIDVLVVLDGNVDPGEEVRRTGEVVSTLSLRHDVTISCVFVSSERYAHERSPLLMNVRREGIPV
- a CDS encoding ROK family protein, which produces MPERYLGIDLGGTKIAAVVADEKGSVLFRERRPTRPGRGVEAVVDEMVAMASIVAGNAGIAAAEARALGVSFGGPIDSRRGIVYSPANLPGWDAIPLLEMLEARLPDLPIVLDNDANAAALAEWRFGAGRGFDHVLYMTMGTGIGGGIVSDGRLVRGSRDAAGEVGHMCLVHDGPVCGCGKRGCLEAFCSGPAIARRAVEKLRAGASRHGLAEGVPLTELRTEHLVAAAREGNPFALEHLRETAYYMAWGIGNALNLLNPEVVILGTVATAAGDLFLDDVRGYLPLFAMPRAAADARIVPAELGETVGDYAAIALAMGV